The genomic segment ACCTCCGCGCCAGATGAGGCAAGGACCCGCTCCACATTCGCGAGCAACGCGGGCTCATTGGAGGCCAACAAGTATGTGGTTTTGAGCGTCTGCGGCATGGGGAGCAGGTCCTCGATGGGGAAGTTATCGGCGCAGATTAGAAAAACCTTAGAGAACGGGCGGGCCGACTGCGACCGAGGGTATCGCGGCTGTCGTTACTTTGGTGGAATTGGGGCGCAGAACCCCGGTGATATCATCTGGTTGTTCCCGCCTTTGCGGTGCACCCCATCCATTTTGTTGAGCGAAAGTCATGGGGAGGCCCTTTGTTGTTTCGGGCCTGAGGCAGGGAAGTAATTGCAGTAGAGGAGTATCCGTGGGAATTTCAGCACCACAGACTTTCAAGGGTGTCACACCTGAACGTTATGAGATTTTGGCAAGCCGCGCCCGTACGGCGGGAATTCCACTGAGCGGGAACTCCGGGTCGGCATCGCTGTTCGGTATTGAGGTGTGTTGGAACTATTCGCATGAGACGCAGGAACTTATCGTGCAATGCCTGCGCACGCCGTTCTTCATGAAAGATGGCGAGGTCGATGCGAAGATCCGTAACCTGGTAGAGCAAACCGCGATGGCCTAGGGCGGCTGCCCGCGTCAGGCAATGTAAGAAACGATTAAAATAGGGGAAGTGGCATTGGTTCCCCTCAATCCGCCCGCGGCCGAGGCATTCGCACGGCCTGCGGCCTGGAGCGGTCCCGCAGCATTGAAGTACTGGCATCTCGCCAGCCTTGACGCCCCCTCAGTGGCGGCGGCATGGGCTTGTGCGTTGGCATGGGCAGCGCGGGTGCGTGTGTCGCAGGCGATGATTGTCGTGCTGGCACTGGTGGTCTGGGCAATCTATTTGGTTGATCGCCTACTCGACGCGTGGACCGGACTTCGCGATGCAGGCAGACATAACCTGCAAGAGCGCCACTGGTTCCACTGGCGGCACCGCCGGCTGTTCACCGTGTTGGCGGCTACTGCAACCGTCGCGGCTGGATGCATGGTCTTGTCGCGGCTGCACGCTGCCGCTCTGCGGCGCGATTCCCTGATCGGATTAGCCACCCTGGCGTACTTCTCGGGCGTGCATGGCGGTCGAAGCCCGCGTTGGATGGATTGGCTGCGCGGGCGAATCGGCGGTGTCTCGCGCGAGTTCGTGGTTGGAGTGATCTTCAGCGCCGGCTGCGTGCTGCCTGTGCTTCCCTCTGCGCCAACGGGACTGACGAAGATGTGCGCCTTACTAGTCCTGCCCGCGGCGGCATTTGCGATGCTCGCATGGCTGAATGTGAAGGCGATCGGCCGCTGGGAAGAGTGGGCGCAGCTTCCCGGCTCTGAGAGCGGCGTGAAGCGGATTGCTCTGCGACTGGCTCTTGCGTGCGGCCTTTGCGGTTTGGGGCTCGGAGCGCTGCAGCCGCGCCCGGCGTTGTTGCTGGCGTTGGTTGCGGTGAGTGCGCTACTGCTGGCGTGGCTGGACACGCTGCGAGACCGGATGGATGCAGTGACGCTGCGCGCCGCAGCCGACCTGGTACTGCTGACACCACTGGCGCTGCTTCCCATTGAGTTGATGCGCTGATGGAACAGGCGAAGAGCAGATTCCCTGCAGGAATGACGGATCAGGAAAGTGAAACGCCCAAGCTGAACTTCGACAGGCTGGCTGGCCTTTATCGCTGGATGGAGTGGCTGAGCTTTGGCCCTTATCTCGACCGCTGCCGACGTGCATTTCTGCCGGAACTCGCAGACGCCCGACGTGCGCTGGTGCTGGGCGATGGAGACGGTCGATTTACGGCTGCACTGCTCAAGCGAAATGCAGCAGTATGCGTAGATGCCATCGACGTGAGCGAGGCGATGCTGGAAAGCCTTAAGTTCAGAGCCGGCGCCGGCGCTGTGCGAGTTCGCACACAGGCGCGCGATGTTCGCGTGTGGACTCCGCGCGAAGAGGCAGAATATGACCTCATTGTCACGCACTTCTTCCTTGATTGCCTGACGGCCGACGATGTGCGAAGACTTGCAGAGCGGCTGCGGGCGAACCTGCAGCCGGGCGTGCGTTGGGTAATTTCGGAGTTCGCCATACCTCACAACGCCTTCGGCCGATGGGTGGCACGGCCGGTAGTCTCGTTCCTTTACTGGGCTTTCCGCGTGCTGACGGGCCTTCAAGTGGAGCGCCTGCCAGACTGGCAATCAGCGCTGCAAGCTGCCGGATTCCAGCGGGCGACGGAACGCCGCTTCCTGCGCGGGCTGCTCACCAGCCAGCTGTGGGTGCTGCCGCAATCCCCAAATCAGGACCTGGCAACGGGAGTTCGGCTTTAACCAACGAAAGTTACAAACGTGTTAATATTGCTCCCTACTATAAAAGGAGCATTCCTGTTTCCGAGGGAATGATTCACTATGAACGTTTATCTTATGCGGCACGCCAATGCAGGACTTCGCCGCGAGAATCCGATACTTGATGCCAAGCGGGCCCTTATCAAAGAAGGCAAGGATCAGTGCATGCTGATGGCGCGCACCCTGAGCGCCCTGAAAGTGCAGATTGACACGGTCGTATCGAGCCCGCTGAAGCGCGCCCTGCAGACGGCGCAGTTCGTGGGCACCGAACTGGGATTCGACTCCAAGGTCGACACCAGCACAGCGCTGCTGCCGAATTCTCCCTACGCCGCGTTTCAGGATCTTCTGGCGAAGTACGAAAGAGATGGCCGCGAAGGGGTGCTGGTGGTCGGGCACAACCCAAGCATGTTCCAGTTTCTCGGCGCCATGAT from the Occallatibacter riparius genome contains:
- a CDS encoding class I SAM-dependent methyltransferase translates to MTDQESETPKLNFDRLAGLYRWMEWLSFGPYLDRCRRAFLPELADARRALVLGDGDGRFTAALLKRNAAVCVDAIDVSEAMLESLKFRAGAGAVRVRTQARDVRVWTPREEAEYDLIVTHFFLDCLTADDVRRLAERLRANLQPGVRWVISEFAIPHNAFGRWVARPVVSFLYWAFRVLTGLQVERLPDWQSALQAAGFQRATERRFLRGLLTSQLWVLPQSPNQDLATGVRL
- the sixA gene encoding phosphohistidine phosphatase SixA; translated protein: MNVYLMRHANAGLRRENPILDAKRALIKEGKDQCMLMARTLSALKVQIDTVVSSPLKRALQTAQFVGTELGFDSKVDTSTALLPNSPYAAFQDLLAKYERDGREGVLVVGHNPSMFQFLGAMITGNGPAAIRMRKASVARVDMENHPPRLQWLIDPRTARLIYESAGKSSRPKTSRK